aattttattttttaaaatttctggaaacaaattaggaagttttaattgttgattgaaacttgtcctatttgccttccaatgatgtggccggtcatcacaaattaattagggaaattttattttatttctctcaattaaatcatgtcaaggaaattaaggaaaatttatttcctaatttacctaggccaaggaatataaaagaaggggtgagggtgccttcacaagacacaacatctattattcctctccctctcttgttccttgtggtggccggtccatcctctccctctcttcctcttgtggtggccgaacctctctcccctccttggagctcttgtggtggccggatactacttggagaagaagaagaagaaggagagaaagctagcatctcttggagcttggttagtattttggttttctccttggtgaagcttttcttttgtggccgaaccttgcttggagaagaagaaggtggttggtggtttctcatcttggaagatcgttgcccacacaacgtccgaggttagaagaggaatacggtagaagatcaagaggtttttctacaaggtattactagtaatttctatttccgcatcatgctagttatttatggaaataataccaaatacaagaggcttacgttctagtatttcgaatatgtttttttcgaagttgtgttcttttgtttcttttttccttgtgatttgattgttcttttcggttaacctaaagttattttaggaaattaaatattagctttctattaaaggttttgtctagtcggtggtggttgctctcatatccaagaaggccatgtgcctcgccacgcagtcttggaagccaattttggaaattaatatttaatggaattaataacttaagaggACTTGGATcgatagtgttaagttccgcaagagatccaagtcaaaaccataaagaacaaatagattaagtttggaatcaagcgtgttaagttccatgagatccaaaatttaatttaaaagaacacatggtagctaggaaaaggttcagacctttgtataaaatttttgtacagtggaacctataggctttccgagtagcaacaaaCACTCAGTTCCTTTACTTTCTGCTCTAGGCCCCGATcctccacattctttttctccagatcggagatggccgtgttttttcgagtggtggccagggttttttttgtgtcgagcgacttgacttgtcgctcggacttggtcggccgtcttcttctgctcggccaccaacaaatcttgagctttcttgACTCCTTTCGCATACGAAGGGCCTTGAGAGCTAGACGGACCGCTAGCCGCCTTGATTGCCTTAATTCCTCGCCCACCATCGCCAAAGCGTTGGAGACTATCTCCTCCACCCACCGGGCGAGAGAAAATTAAGTTGTTAGTAGCGAGATAATGCATACAAACTTGAAAACGAACTTACGTGACCTCCCGcatggctattggccaaatttcggagGGGAATGAgccccgagcgtcggcccacatcccGGCTAGggccttcaaggtgatggtgtgctcgggcgcgatCGGCCTAGCCTCTtgagggagatgaagagtgacccgtcAGTGCGGCCATGGAGTCGTCAACGGCCATCGGAAGAGGATCGAGACCCCTACCGCCGAGATCGGATAGTTGAACGTTGGACTGGTTAACGAGCGGCGGAAGGGTGTTGACCAAATAGCCTCGATAGGGGCCTACCGGCTCGTCCCATTCGTGAGGGCGTCGGTCGACGAAATAGCCACctggagccttgccgcgagcaCGTAGTAGCTTCAACGGTTGAGCAGCGAGCGTAGCCGATCGGagtggagtctccactcggcgcctcttcgaGCCGGGTTGTCCCTCTTCCCGAGCGAAACCTTCTTCTTGGACAGTTGGTCCTCCGTTGGGAGTGGCTTCGCTTGCCACATTCTACTGAGAGGCCGGAGCGGCCGACTCTTCATGagtccactacaacaaaaatattaaaagacaacggttaaaaaccgttgtcgtagaccCTTTAAAACCGttataattggcagtgttgttaaaagtggggggctacgacaacggttttaaaccgttgtctttgagtgaaaagacaacaattttgcaacggttttaaaccgttgtctttgaatgaaaagacaacagtttaaaaccgttgttatttagagcatttttaCTGCAATTACAATCGGTTTTggagctacgacaacggtttttaaccgttgtctttgagtgtgatagacaacaataacaattttaaactgttgtcttttgaattattatcttttaatactaatatatcagatttcaatttaaatatataataaagaatcataatcaagaaagattattccccacatcaatatcattcaaaatgttacttatacaagaattacaatcacaaaagaaaaatcatgtctcatattcaaataaaatttatcccaatacaaataaacaaataaacttcatttgtaactaatgaacaatagccaaaagactagaaacttgtgatggtggttcatgtCATGTTGGATTGCATTTTCATACTTTATCATGCCGCCAGTAAGAGTTCCTTGCTGAGAATCTTGCCAGACCTTAAACATATCTTGAATTAATTCTTGACGGGCCTAAGCACAGACCAATCCAGCATATTTTGTCACCTCGAGCCAGTCTTAAGACACAACaacttgacaaaccaaatatAATCAAGGTAGTAAGGATGCATCAAAGTAACTATACATCGATAAGTTGTTGTACCACCTAAAACAAGCAGTATAATTGTTAAAATGTTGTTATATGGATATCAAAGATATTTAAAAAGTCATCAATTTGCTAAATCTCATCAGAGTCAACCATACACAAGCATAAATTTAAAGTGAATTGAATCTTATGACATTTTTAATTTATTGGCTAAATACCAATTGACATCAAGCTTCATTATACCAGGACCCTTATCTTTTGGCAAGATTGTTATAGAAAATATACAATATATCTCTGAGGTCCAAAAAATGGTTGGCAAAGAAAAATATAACCTAACCCAACATGAACAGGAAAATTATATCAACCacaatacaaaaaaaattaattcacacTTCTGCATGAGTTGTATGTGACAACAATGAAGACAGACCTGACTTTGGAGCAAAGAAACTTCTTCGTCCATGATGGTTTTCCATTTTTCAACAAGCAGATTTCAACCTTGCATTGCAAAATTGTGGCAGAAAGATtccaaaataaccaagaagcataGCAGAAAGAAGATATTACAAAGTTTTCAGAAAAGTCCAGATTACAAACCTCTTGATCACCCAAAAGATCATATATTGTTGGTTCAATAGACTTCCCAAGGTATATGATCTAAACAAAGGCAGTAAAAGTAATGCATCAAAATCTTTGATCAAACAACACTATATTATCTTATGGAAGCTTACTGAATCATGATCACATTCAAGAAAAATGTCATGGACATTTATGAAGTCCGTAGAGCTTGGTCCATTGTAGAAAGTTGCCTTCCGAGACGCACTGGTAACTGCGACTGCTTCTTTGTCCACAAACTCGACATCAGGATGGCATGTGAGGCCTGCTATATGAATATGTCGCAGAGGACGGAACTGCTTCAGCCCTGGAACATTGGTTCGTTTGGCGGCAACCTGAAACAAAGCATTCATCTTGTTGTTAGAAAAACCAACGTTGCTGTTAATAAGAATTTAAAAGTGTGCTGGTAAGAAAAATGCTTGAGATTAAATAGACAAACCTTGATTGGACGAGCATGAAGCTCAGACTCATGCAACCAAAAGGCTTCTTGGACTGCCTCAACTTCCAAGAATTCGACATAAGCAAAACCCTAGGCTGACCGTTTCTGTCAGTGAGAATGGTGACTCTGTTAACAGTACCACACGACTGAAAATGCTGTTGAACCTCTTCAGGGGTGCAAGCATAATCAACCTATAGTTTAATAGAAATATCAACATGAGTATCAATCTAGCAGTGGCTTTCCCAACTCAAGATGTTGCTACTAAATCACTTGCTGTTAAAGGTTTCAGAAGAATTTTATATGTATAAAACATAACAATCATTGACAAATAGTTATAGTGTGACTGTTGATGCTAAGAATAAGAAACCAAAATTCTGTAATAGAAGACAACAACCCTATCCAATTCGGAACAAGTATCAAACAAAAAAGATAGCCTTAGCATAGACTATATATTACAAAATTCTAATAAGGTGCAAGTCGAGAATCCTCAGTAACTtgggcatatatatatatatatatatatatatatatatatatatttcaaataattctttgttttaaataatctttttccctttttttctttgGTAATTTTTTCAAGTACAAGCTAACGGTAACTGGAGTTCAATGTTACTCTGTACAATCTTATAGGACATAACTTTTGTATGGATCTACTATAAAGACGAATTGAAGATGTCTGGTACAAGGACAATAATACCAAATTTTAATCATTGAACCACTTAAATTCAGCCAAACCATAACAATGTTACTACAAATTATCAAACTTCTAATGAGCACAAACACAGTTTTGGGAACTTGAACATTATAGTAGGCACTCTTTGCATGTACCACATTCAAGTAATACGGCaccaaaaaagaaaaagagggaaggtaAATCCATTTGAATGTCTTTACCCATTATTTAACTTGTAGCAACTTATACAACTCACATAATTTACAACTAATTAGATATCTTGAGCGGGTCTAGCAACTTATCATATATAAGTAAACTTGCTGCATACAAAGCAAAGGATTTCttgaaaggaaataaataaataaataatcaggCTACATAcactaacaaataaaaaaaagtacCTGGAGTCGAACTCAATGGCAAGCTCAATCAAAGGGCCAATGGAAGCCCCCTCGAAAGCAGATGCGGCCATCAGAAGCCCAAACCTCTTCTTCTGTTGCAAGAGAGAACAGatgaacaaaaggaaaaaaaaaacatttttatctTCTCTTCAGAAGATCACGAAGAAGAGCTCACCTCTTCATATGGAGGCATGGAAAGCAGACACATGATGCTACCAAAGCAACCCATCATCGTCAAAAATCCGCCAATGTTCATCAAAATGTGGAGATAAGCTCCAGCCGCTGATGCCGCGAGCGCGCAACATAGCGTCAAGTAAACCTGGATCACAACCCCAATCGAGAAGTCAGAAAACATATCATAATTTCCCACAAGAACTAGAGCAAACCCTAAGAAACcagaaaaggggaaaaaaaaggGGGAAATCACCAAATTAATTCGATATCGAAAGACACACAACCGATCTTTAAGACAACTATCAAATAAGGGGGACAAAGAGGGGAAAAGGCGTCGATCCGTACCAGCATCATATGATTTTGAACATTCGAAGGGATCTAACCGAAATTTTTGAAGGAATTCCGAGTCCATCCGCCATGGGACTGAGATCGGGATTGGAAGAACGCATccatctctctctcttctctatctctctctctcgGCGAACAATGAAAACAGATCGAAGTCTCCGAGCGAGGAGAGAAGGCGTGTTCTCCCTTCGCCCTTTATACGCCATGATGATTAAACATTGGTTTCTTCTGGGAGCGTCTCGGGGGTTCGTGCGAGTAGCAAAACCTCCCTGTTTCCGTCGAAGAGTAGCAAAACCTCGTCCCTAATGTTGAGATCCTTCTTCCAGGCATGCATCACGGAAGCGTCGTTGACTGAGATGCAGGCAATGGTGTCCACGCCTTTGGCATGCAGCTCCCCATCCTTTTCCACAAATCCAGGGAGGTACTTTTGCGAGCACGTCGGCGTAAAGGCCTCGGGACGGTGAAGAAGATGACTTTCTTGCTCTTGGTGAGATCAGAGATGGTGACGGTCTGGAGCTCCCCATCGGAGCCAAAGTAGGAGAGGTTGGCGTCAGGAAGATTGTCTCCGACGGAGATGGTGGTTGTGACGGCAGGGGCAGAGGCGGAAGAGTTGAAGAGGCGGGGGAAGAGGGAGGACCTACGAGTGTGCAGTCAGAGGTGTAGAGTGGTAGTGGAAACGGAGCGGTGGAAGCGGACGACAAAAGGGAGGAGGCGGGGCAAAGAAGGGGCGACgagtttagggcttggagaggaaagtgttaggatccttcgtacggctagagaggggggtgtgaatagtcgaccccaatctttcgcgtttcttcctacgattaggttagtcgcaacggaaatacaaggaagaaactaaggagaagaaagcaaacctcaaactcgtcccccaggctatggtcaccttgcaatgtggaatcgccaaggaccaactcgtcaaggtaggtccgttctcaagtgcaagagacctatggaacaaactcatcgagctccaagagggaactcgggattctcggattgccaagagggacctattcttgaatcagctccaaaatctaaccatgaaggacaatgaaacggtgagtgaacttcatgggagattcaaggagatcatcaatggtctccactccgtggatgaacgggtagaaaaccgtgacttagtaaggtacgctcttaaatcttttcctaggaatgccttgtggtcatccatggtagatgcctacaaggtatccaaggatctttccattgttaaactagatgaatttttctgtgaaatggaacttcatgagcttgctaacaaaggtcaaaaagagaagggtattgctttatttgcaggaccaaagagcaaggatggaagaaggaagaaggaaaagaagaaggaaaaggagatttcctcatccacctcttcttctgaATCTGATGATGAAAGTGGGTCAtcgtcaagtgagatggcgaacttcgtaagaaggattatgagaagaagccgaagatacaaaggaaaaggtaaaactaatgatcaaaattttgataaatctaatattacatgttatgagtgtagcaagaaaggacacattcggagcgagtgtccaaactaaagaggaaggaggaacgagccaaaaggaaggaggaaagagccaagaagaagaaggctctcaaggccactggatgagtcctcatcaagcctacctgaggaagaagagaagatggaaaagagcactcaagaatggcactcatggcaagggaaaatccatgGATCGGTGATGACGACTGTGTTGGAAAATCCGATGGATCGTGATGATCGGACCGTGTTGGAAAATCCGATGGATCGGTGATGATCTACCGTGTTGGAAAATCCGATGGATCGTGATGATCGGACTGTGTTGAAAATCCGATGGATCGTGATGATCGACTCTGTGTTGGAAAATCCGATGGATCGTGGATGATCGGACTCggtgttgaaagtccaagtaggtcagggattgaccggacactgtggggagtcttagcagtcaaggaggaccagatgctaagcatgatgaaccaataggtcaaggttgaccgatatTGGTTTGACTTGTTTGGGCAAAATTTCGGATCGGCCTCCGCATCGATCGGATACTTCGATGTtcgatcggtcttgtgaccgatcgatTCCACCAGCAGATATCGTGGAGttcttgatcggtccacgcaccgatcgtgcAACGATCAAGCGGAGAAAGAAGCTCgacggtccaggaccgatcagtgtatgccgatcggtctccacgatcgatcaagagacgagtgcgattctctgtgagagctgggagagctgggatcggtccggggaccgatcagatagagcccgatcggtccgcaccgatcaggaTTGATCGACACcgatcgtccgggaccgatcagtgtcAACAGAGGGTTCATACGCCTAGGccgatcggcccgtgaccgatcgagttttagcgttgcgacgcaacggctagtttcttcactgcttcttcttcgcagtataaaggggccGAGGGCTTCACAGGCTTCTACTTCTCCCGCTTCTAGCTTGCCGCCATGATCCGAGCTTTGTTGAACTCTCCCAAGAAGCTTTCGTGAGCTTCACGACGGCCACCGCATGTCCAGAAGTTGTTGCTTCAGGcaatcgacgagaaggcgagttagtgtttgtacattgttcttgtcttttacttgtattccttgtattctagtttgttgttgcaaacgtttggcgaggtttctccacccacaaggagtatattgtattagcctgttccggggctcatccaccgacggattgatagggttcTCCACCTCActgacacgccgaggagtaggagttcatctccgaacctcgttacatccttgcgtttgttttttttctccttagtttcttccttgtatttccgttgcgactaacctaatcgtaggaagaaacgcgaaagattggggtcggctattcacacccccctctctagccgtacgaaggatcctaacaagtggtatcagagcaacatcgtaatctgtaacctgaaacttcgagaaaacttgcagcagatggttagaaacgaaataggtaaaagcaattgcgaaagtgagtttgaaatgagtcttgtgggagaattgacattcttccttggactagaaatcaaacaaactagagatggcatttatgtccatcaagcaaaatacactcaagagatgcttaagaaattcaaaatgagtgattctaaggaagtatccactcctatggcgacgagcactcgtcttgacaatgatgagagtggaaaatcagttgatctaacgcaatatagaagcatgatcggtagtcttctatatctcacagctagtcgaccggacatactctttgctgtgggcatgtgcgctaggtatcaagtctgtgccaaggaatctcacttaattgcagttaagagaattctgagataccttaaaggcacaattagagtaggtctttggtaccctcgtactgaatcatttgacttgataggttataccgactccgattatgctcggtgcaaattggatcggaaaagtacgagtgggggttgccaatttttaggttcatgtttagttagttggtcaagtcggaagcaacattgtgttgctctctccacgaccgaggccgaatatattgccatgggagagagtgtatcacagttgttgtggatgatacacaccctagaggattatggactctcttataagggtgtacaagtgctatgcgacaacattagcacaatcaacctaactaaaaatccagtccatcattcgaggaccaaacacattgaagtgcgtcatcacttcataagagatcacgtagctaggggagaaattgtgctcacatatgtggagtcaaagtcaaacctagccgatatcttcacaaaaccccttccggagaatgaatttagtcatttaaggagggagttgggaatgtgtttggctccttaggtcattagaacttcaccatgatcaataaggactattaaaatgacaagagtaattgggaaactgatttgggcaatttggggacatctcacacaaacgataaggtttaacaaattgtttttgtttgctagaaatggggtgagatgctaggaacaaccaatttattcaaaatgtattatgcatcccttgaataagtaggttgaagagacataaattgagtatggggaaggtcattacataattcatgtgtatttgactcctagatcttactcatatattccaaccaaggaatcttggttggacttttgtctagaaattatctaatcatgattgatgtgttgattgatactttggattggtatctttaatgataagatgagttgataatgtaagaatagtaatttaggatatattttgacaaatttgaaactaaacatgacagggttggatatttcaggttttgaaactctgaaatgtctgaaactaacttgtaacttaataaaaaaaaacctagaatgttaggactttcagagcttgcaattaggaaatgttcttgttcatagatgtttaagttctgtgttctgaatttgagaagttctgaattttcagaattctcgagagaaacgactgcgaaatcagttgctcgaattcagatatcagaaatctgaattatcagacactgatcggtctcacgaccgatcaggagactctctgatcggtccacagtccgATCAGGGGTCCTCCAGATATCTTCGTGCTTTCtgttggctcactgatcggtccagtgaccgatcaggaggttctggcACGCGACagacacatctgatcggtccagggaccaatcaggaggatctcacgcgacacatctgatcggtctagggaccgatcaggag
This window of the Zingiber officinale cultivar Zhangliang chromosome 3B, Zo_v1.1, whole genome shotgun sequence genome carries:
- the LOC122056269 gene encoding uncharacterized protein LOC122056269; the protein is MAYKGRRENTPSLLARRLRSVFIVRREREIEKRERWMRSSNPDLSPMADGLGIPSKISVYLTLCCALAASAAGAYLHILMNIGGFLTMMGCFGSIMCLLSMPPYEEKKRFGLLMAASAFEGASIGPLIELAIEFDSRLIMLAPLKRFNSIFSRVVLLTESPFSLTETVSLGFCLCRILGS